One window of Agromyces rhizosphaerae genomic DNA carries:
- a CDS encoding stealth family protein produces MTIDPDSQQADAPELVLVTDGRRRPRFERDDIVLRKGLYALRNGHLTPHESMVEDLLAIGTALDAASIPFLLVRGDDDRMIVAVDRARRRELAAALADAFWDEPFYSQAIEPRKVADVEPVLLADGKLAGHRKASAMRLYRPRIEPAGRLRYGAESAVQLELWRFGDDLITAPLENALMRRTLPRAEAVQDTVHLFGRDWPTLEHMFSPLASDVDFEIDMVFSWVDGSSDEFQRERAKRMQHYVVGAGDDSEARYRQIDELKYALRSVYVYAPWVRHIYIATDSGAPGWLADHPRVTIVPSEAMFPDPSVLPTHNSHAVESLLHHIPGISEHFLYSNDDMFFGRPLRPDVFFSPGGITKFVEATTRIGLGESDPSRSGFENAARVNRRLLRERFGRVTTRHLEHCAAPLRRSVLAELEAEFPEDFRRTAASRFRSATDISVTNSLYHYYALMTGRAVVQTGVTVKYVETTLRKALPAMRRLLKRRDHDMFCLNDGSFPEISVEQRTRAVTEFLDRYFPIPAPWEKEVAETGRWSPPIAGARATLT; encoded by the coding sequence GTGACGATCGACCCTGATTCGCAGCAGGCGGATGCCCCCGAGCTGGTGCTCGTGACCGACGGCCGGCGCCGCCCGCGCTTCGAGCGCGACGACATCGTGCTGCGCAAGGGCCTCTACGCGCTGCGGAACGGGCATCTCACGCCGCACGAGTCGATGGTCGAGGACCTGCTCGCGATCGGGACGGCGCTCGACGCCGCATCCATTCCCTTCCTGCTGGTGCGGGGCGACGACGACCGCATGATCGTCGCCGTCGACCGTGCGCGCCGGCGTGAGCTCGCCGCGGCGCTCGCGGACGCGTTCTGGGACGAGCCGTTCTACTCGCAGGCGATCGAGCCGCGCAAGGTCGCCGACGTCGAGCCCGTGCTGCTCGCCGACGGGAAGCTCGCCGGGCACCGCAAGGCGTCGGCGATGCGCCTGTACCGCCCGCGCATCGAGCCGGCCGGCCGGCTGCGGTACGGCGCCGAGTCCGCCGTGCAGCTCGAGCTCTGGCGCTTCGGCGACGACCTGATCACCGCGCCGCTCGAGAACGCGCTGATGCGGCGCACGCTGCCGCGCGCCGAGGCGGTGCAGGACACGGTGCACCTGTTCGGCCGCGACTGGCCCACGCTCGAGCATATGTTCTCGCCGCTCGCGAGCGACGTGGACTTCGAGATCGACATGGTCTTCTCCTGGGTCGACGGGTCGAGCGACGAGTTCCAGCGCGAGCGGGCCAAGCGCATGCAGCACTACGTGGTGGGCGCGGGCGACGACTCGGAGGCCCGCTACCGGCAGATCGACGAGCTGAAGTACGCGCTGCGGTCGGTGTACGTGTACGCACCCTGGGTGCGCCACATCTACATCGCCACCGACTCCGGGGCGCCGGGCTGGCTCGCCGACCACCCGCGCGTGACCATCGTGCCGAGCGAGGCGATGTTCCCCGACCCGTCGGTGCTGCCCACGCACAACTCGCACGCGGTCGAGAGCCTCCTGCACCACATCCCGGGCATCAGCGAGCACTTCCTGTATTCCAACGACGACATGTTCTTCGGCCGCCCCCTGCGGCCAGACGTGTTCTTCTCCCCCGGCGGCATCACGAAGTTCGTCGAGGCGACCACGCGCATCGGGCTCGGTGAGTCCGATCCGAGCCGCAGCGGCTTCGAGAACGCCGCGCGCGTGAACCGGCGGCTGCTGCGCGAGCGCTTCGGGCGGGTCACCACGCGGCACCTCGAGCACTGCGCCGCGCCGCTGCGCAGGAGCGTGCTCGCCGAGCTCGAGGCCGAGTTCCCCGAGGACTTCCGCCGCACCGCCGCGAGCCGCTTCCGGTCGGCGACCGACATCTCGGTGACCAACTCGCTGTACCACTACTACGCGCTCATGACCGGCCGTGCGGTCGTGCAGACCGGCGTCACGGTGAAGTACGTCGAGACCACGCTGCGCAAGGCGCTGCCCGCCATGCGCCGGCTGCTGAAGCGCCGCGACCACGACATGTTCTGCCTGAACGACGGCAGCTTCCCCGAGATCTCGGTCGAGCAGCGCACGCGCGCGGTCACCGAGTTCCTCGATCGCTACTTCCCGATCCCCGCGCCGTGGGAGAAGGAGGTCGCCGAGACAGGACGGTGGAGTCCCCCTATCGCTGGAGCCCGGGCGACGCTAACCTGA
- a CDS encoding phosphodiesterase, producing MTTRTAEYPRPDHFLLHISDTHLLSGGGSLYDRVPSERHLRQLFDEFEASGARPEAIVFTGDLADRGEPDAYARLRRIVEPAAERVGARVIWVMGNHDERHAFRSGLFDEVGSDRPVDRVYDVNGLRVITLDSTVPGHHHGEVSGEQLDWLAEELSTDAPHGTILAMHHPPVPSVLDLAVSVELRDQAALAEVIEGSDVRSIIAGHLHYSSTATFAGVPVSVASATCYTQDLNVPVGGTRGRDGARAFNLVHVYPTTVLHSVVPLGEFPALDWIDADESAARLAGDGIVIADAETPAAPVEPPLTLPSEVLA from the coding sequence GTGACCACGCGCACGGCCGAGTACCCCCGGCCGGATCACTTCCTGCTCCACATCTCCGACACGCACCTGCTCTCAGGCGGCGGCAGCCTCTACGACCGCGTGCCGAGCGAACGGCACCTGCGTCAGCTGTTCGACGAGTTCGAGGCATCCGGTGCCCGCCCCGAGGCCATCGTCTTCACCGGCGACCTCGCCGATCGCGGCGAGCCCGACGCCTACGCGCGCCTGCGTCGCATCGTCGAGCCCGCCGCCGAGCGCGTCGGCGCCCGGGTGATCTGGGTCATGGGCAACCACGACGAGCGCCACGCCTTCCGCAGCGGACTGTTCGACGAGGTGGGCAGCGACCGCCCCGTCGACCGCGTGTACGACGTCAACGGCCTGCGCGTGATCACCCTCGACTCGACCGTCCCGGGCCACCACCACGGCGAGGTCTCCGGCGAGCAGCTCGACTGGCTCGCCGAGGAGCTGTCGACGGATGCCCCGCACGGCACGATCCTCGCCATGCACCACCCGCCCGTGCCGAGCGTGCTCGACCTCGCCGTGAGCGTCGAGCTGCGCGACCAGGCCGCGCTCGCCGAGGTGATCGAGGGCAGCGACGTGCGCTCGATCATCGCCGGCCACCTGCACTACTCGTCGACGGCGACCTTCGCGGGCGTGCCGGTCTCCGTGGCATCCGCCACCTGCTACACCCAGGACCTCAACGTGCCGGTCGGCGGCACCCGGGGCCGCGACGGCGCGCGGGCCTTCAACCTCGTGCACGTGTACCCGACGACGGTGCTGCACTCGGTCGTGCCGCTCGGCGAGTTCCCCGCGCTCGACTGGATCGACGCGGACGAGTCCGCCGCGCGCCTCGCGGGCGACGGCATCGTCATCGCCGACGCCGAGACTCCGGCCGCGCCCGTCGAGCCGCCGCTCACCCTGCCCAGCGAGGTGCTGGCCTAG
- a CDS encoding SIS domain-containing protein: protein MDTAAFRSDLELIPETLGALADAVDAGLDGLDRLPMLAASRVLVLGMGSSRYAADVVARRYRAVDAQVMVELASVALLPPAAPDLAVVAVSATGGSVEVLRAIERYRGTGRLVAVTNRADSELARAADVVVPLHAGVEASGVACRTFRATFAVLDQVLAELLGTAPEARFDPAALRAAADTSAHLLEASADWLAPMADLLAGPMGTWALAPAERASSAQQSALMLREVPRRAAFASETGDWSHVDVYLTKTQDYRALVFAGSAWDAQALEWMAMRSSRFASIGRDLPGAELTLRFPGDEDDTVAALSEVLVGELVADHWLRQG from the coding sequence GTGGACACCGCCGCCTTTCGATCCGACCTCGAGCTGATCCCCGAGACGCTCGGCGCGCTCGCCGACGCCGTGGACGCGGGGCTGGACGGCCTCGACCGCCTCCCGATGCTCGCCGCGTCGCGCGTGCTCGTGCTCGGCATGGGCTCGAGCCGCTACGCCGCCGACGTGGTCGCCCGGCGCTACCGCGCCGTGGACGCGCAGGTGATGGTCGAGCTCGCCAGCGTCGCGCTGCTGCCGCCGGCCGCGCCCGACCTCGCCGTCGTCGCCGTCTCCGCCACGGGAGGCAGCGTCGAGGTGCTGCGCGCGATCGAGCGCTACCGCGGCACCGGACGCCTCGTCGCGGTCACGAACCGCGCCGACTCCGAGCTCGCCCGTGCGGCCGACGTCGTGGTGCCGCTGCACGCGGGCGTCGAGGCGTCCGGCGTCGCGTGCCGCACCTTCCGCGCGACGTTCGCGGTGCTCGACCAGGTGCTCGCGGAACTGCTCGGCACGGCGCCCGAGGCGCGGTTCGACCCGGCCGCCCTGCGCGCGGCTGCGGACACGAGCGCGCACCTGCTCGAGGCATCCGCCGACTGGCTGGCGCCCATGGCCGACCTGCTCGCCGGTCCCATGGGCACGTGGGCACTCGCGCCCGCCGAGCGCGCGTCGAGCGCCCAGCAGTCGGCGCTCATGCTGCGCGAGGTGCCGCGGCGCGCGGCCTTCGCCTCGGAGACCGGCGACTGGTCGCACGTCGACGTGTACCTCACGAAGACGCAGGACTACCGGGCGCTCGTGTTCGCCGGGTCGGCCTGGGACGCGCAGGCCCTCGAGTGGATGGCCATGCGCAGCTCGCGGTTCGCGTCGATCGGCCGCGACCTGCCCGGCGCCGAGCTCACCCTGCGCTTCCCGGGCGACGAGGACGACACGGTCGCCGCCCTGTCCGAGGTGCTCGTCGGCGAGCTGGTCGCCGACCACTGGCTGCGGCAGGGCTAG
- a CDS encoding MFS transporter → MTSNATTQAPDRRRWITLVVVGLAQLMVVLDATVVNIALPSAQADLGFSDGQRQWIITAYSLAFGSLLLLGGRLSDLMGRKLTFVVGLIGFAAASALGGAADTFELLVAARALQGAFGALLAPTALAVLTTTFVIPRERARAFGVFGAIAGAGGAVGLLLGGVLTEWLDWRWNLYINVVIAAFALLGALAFIPRVARTGPRPQLDVPGTLLVSSALFALVYGFSHAETDGWDAPLTGGMLGASVVLLVAFVLWQRRATHPLLPLPIVLDRNRGAAYFSVLIAGAGMFGIFLFVTYYLQATLGYSPIQTGLAFLPMIAMLVLAAQLGTNLFVPRFGPKVLVPIGMTLGAFGMAGLTLLDASSTYAAHVLPPLMVIGFAMGTIMPASMQTATLGVDRRFAGVASAMVNTSQQVGGSIGTALLNTLAATATADFLTANAPVTAEVGVDAALAGYATAYWWGAAFFAVGAVVSAVLFRRRGQGTSTAHPAADPDARTDAPDPEPVPVA, encoded by the coding sequence ATGACCTCGAATGCCACAACGCAGGCGCCCGACCGGCGCCGCTGGATCACGCTCGTCGTGGTCGGACTCGCCCAGCTCATGGTCGTGCTCGACGCGACCGTCGTGAACATCGCGCTCCCGTCAGCCCAGGCCGACCTCGGGTTCTCCGACGGCCAGCGGCAGTGGATCATCACCGCCTACTCGCTCGCCTTCGGCAGCCTGCTGCTGCTCGGCGGCCGGCTCTCCGACCTCATGGGCCGCAAGCTCACCTTCGTCGTCGGCCTCATCGGATTCGCCGCGGCCTCCGCGCTCGGTGGGGCGGCCGACACCTTCGAGTTGCTCGTCGCCGCACGAGCCCTGCAGGGCGCGTTCGGCGCACTCCTGGCGCCCACCGCGCTCGCGGTGCTCACGACCACCTTCGTCATCCCGCGCGAACGCGCGCGTGCGTTCGGCGTGTTCGGCGCGATCGCCGGGGCGGGCGGTGCGGTCGGGCTGCTGCTCGGCGGCGTGCTCACCGAGTGGCTCGACTGGCGCTGGAACCTGTACATCAACGTGGTGATCGCCGCGTTCGCCCTGCTCGGGGCCCTCGCCTTCATCCCGCGTGTCGCGCGTACCGGCCCGCGCCCGCAGCTCGACGTGCCCGGCACGCTGCTCGTCTCGTCTGCGCTGTTCGCCCTCGTGTACGGGTTCTCGCACGCGGAGACCGACGGGTGGGACGCGCCGCTGACCGGGGGGATGCTCGGGGCATCCGTCGTGCTGCTCGTCGCGTTCGTGTTGTGGCAGCGTCGCGCGACGCATCCGCTGCTGCCGCTGCCGATCGTGCTCGACCGCAACCGCGGCGCCGCCTACTTCTCGGTGCTGATCGCCGGCGCCGGCATGTTCGGCATCTTCCTGTTCGTGACCTACTACCTGCAGGCGACGCTCGGCTACTCGCCGATCCAGACGGGCCTCGCGTTCCTGCCGATGATCGCGATGCTCGTGCTCGCCGCCCAGCTCGGCACGAACCTCTTCGTCCCGAGGTTCGGTCCGAAGGTGCTGGTGCCGATCGGCATGACGCTCGGTGCGTTCGGCATGGCGGGCCTGACGCTGCTCGACGCGTCGAGCACGTACGCCGCGCACGTGCTGCCGCCGCTCATGGTGATCGGGTTCGCGATGGGCACGATCATGCCCGCATCGATGCAGACCGCCACCCTCGGGGTGGACCGGCGGTTCGCCGGGGTCGCCTCCGCGATGGTGAACACGAGCCAGCAGGTGGGCGGGTCCATCGGCACCGCCTTGCTGAATACGCTCGCCGCGACCGCGACGGCCGACTTCCTCACCGCCAACGCCCCGGTCACCGCCGAGGTGGGGGTGGATGCGGCGCTCGCCGGGTATGCGACGGCCTACTGGTGGGGCGCGGCGTTCTTCGCGGTGGGCGCCGTGGTGTCCGCGGTGCTCTTCCGCCGCCGGGGACAGGGCACCTCGACCGCGCACCCGGCCGCCGACCCGGACGCCCGGACCGACGCGCCCGACCCGGAGCCGGTGCCCGTGGCCTGA
- a CDS encoding TetR/AcrR family transcriptional regulator: MTQTDATPDASAKPKLGRRRDHSRDPEILEAALDVLAETGYEGMTIDMVAARAKAGKATLYRRWASKPDLVIDAVACMKATDIDYASPPDTGTLRGDLLAMVRTPSIKDSERKLKVMAGIASMIARAPELGEAARAALVEPRAGANRIVFRRAIERGEIPADTDVETLSMLGPALATYRVLMLQQPMTREFMVETIDRIILPAVGLAPPEASAD; encoded by the coding sequence ATGACGCAGACCGACGCCACACCCGATGCCTCCGCCAAGCCGAAGCTCGGCCGGCGGCGCGACCACTCCCGCGACCCCGAGATCCTCGAGGCCGCCCTCGACGTGCTCGCAGAGACCGGCTACGAGGGCATGACCATCGACATGGTCGCCGCGCGGGCGAAGGCGGGGAAGGCCACCCTCTACCGCCGCTGGGCCTCCAAGCCCGATCTCGTGATCGACGCCGTCGCCTGCATGAAGGCCACCGACATCGACTACGCCTCCCCGCCCGACACCGGCACGCTTCGGGGGGATCTCCTGGCGATGGTACGCACGCCGTCGATCAAGGACAGCGAGCGCAAGCTCAAGGTCATGGCGGGCATCGCTTCGATGATCGCTCGCGCGCCCGAGCTCGGCGAGGCCGCCCGCGCCGCCCTGGTCGAACCGCGCGCCGGCGCCAACCGCATCGTCTTCCGTCGCGCGATCGAGCGCGGCGAGATCCCCGCCGACACCGACGTCGAGACGCTCAGCATGCTCGGCCCCGCACTGGCCACCTATCGCGTGCTCATGCTCCAGCAGCCGATGACGCGTGAGTTCATGGTCGAGACCATCGACCGCATCATCCTGCCGGCGGTGGGACTCGCGCCGCCCGAGGCATCCGCGGACTGA
- a CDS encoding DNA glycosylase AlkZ-like family protein, whose product MAETLSRQEARRIAVRAQLLDEPRPTDLLDTVRHLTLLQADMTAAIAPAPDLMLWSRIDGYEPDDLLTALEVERVLVELEGMIRPAEDLRLYLDRMRGAPRSAKARDWLEDNEDFRRDVLALLADEGPLTAREVPDTSVVDWPSSGWNANRNATMMLEVLAARAEVAVSSRRGATRVWDLAERVHPAGVEALPEEEALAERNRRRLRSLGVMRVGAYGSPGEPLDVGDEGEEVRIEGVRGRWRLDPVVRASLEEHPLAARTVILSPFDRLVQDRKRAEAVFGFEFALGMYTPKDKRRWGYFPLPILHGDRLVGKLDATADRATGRFTVNAVHEDEPFDTPLAAAVDAEIDALADWLELQRA is encoded by the coding sequence ATGGCGGAGACGCTGAGCAGGCAGGAGGCGCGCCGCATCGCCGTGCGGGCCCAGCTGCTCGACGAGCCGCGGCCGACCGACCTGCTCGACACCGTGCGCCATCTCACGCTGCTGCAGGCCGACATGACCGCGGCGATCGCGCCCGCGCCCGACCTCATGCTCTGGAGCCGCATCGACGGCTACGAACCCGACGACCTGCTCACCGCCCTCGAGGTGGAGCGCGTGCTGGTCGAGCTCGAGGGCATGATCCGGCCGGCGGAGGACCTCCGGCTGTACCTCGACCGGATGCGGGGCGCGCCGCGCAGCGCCAAGGCGCGCGACTGGCTCGAGGACAACGAGGACTTCCGCCGCGACGTGCTCGCGCTGCTCGCCGACGAGGGGCCGCTCACCGCGCGCGAGGTGCCCGACACGAGCGTGGTCGACTGGCCGTCGTCCGGGTGGAACGCGAACCGCAACGCCACGATGATGCTCGAGGTCCTCGCCGCGCGCGCGGAGGTGGCGGTCTCGAGCAGGCGGGGTGCCACCCGCGTGTGGGACCTCGCGGAGCGCGTCCACCCGGCCGGCGTCGAGGCGTTGCCCGAGGAGGAGGCGCTCGCCGAGCGCAACCGCCGGCGTCTGCGCTCGCTCGGGGTCATGCGGGTCGGCGCCTACGGGTCGCCGGGCGAGCCGCTCGACGTGGGCGACGAGGGCGAGGAGGTGCGGATCGAGGGCGTCCGGGGGCGCTGGCGCCTGGACCCTGTGGTGCGGGCGTCGCTCGAGGAGCATCCGCTCGCCGCCCGCACCGTGATCCTGTCGCCGTTCGACCGGCTCGTGCAGGACCGCAAGCGGGCCGAGGCGGTGTTCGGCTTCGAGTTCGCGCTCGGCATGTACACGCCGAAGGACAAGCGCCGCTGGGGGTACTTCCCGCTGCCGATCCTGCACGGCGACCGGCTGGTCGGGAAGCTCGACGCGACCGCCGACCGCGCGACCGGGCGGTTCACGGTCAACGCCGTGCACGAGGACGAGCCGTTCGACACCCCGCTCGCCGCCGCGGTGGACGCGGAGATCGATGCGCTGGCCGACTGGCTGGAGCTGCAGCGGGCCTGA
- a CDS encoding polyamine ABC transporter substrate-binding protein: protein MRTTRRVAAAAAGSLALAFAVTSCAADGGSEELDPDADITQQTLTVSNWADYYPEDLAERFEEATGVKITIVNHTTNEDIVAKLTASSDPGIDVAFMSGQYAQALGEQGILAELDKSLIPNESNLYPEALELAYDPGNVYSEPYAWGTTGLCYRPDLTGYDPTSWNDLLNPQDDLVGKTTMLSTDRWLSMPAMKALGYSLNSTDDAELEEAKAQLIETKGTLLAYDDTTFYAKLVSGEAAMVEAWDGWCNYGIAENPDIQFVVPEEGADLWVDTMTVLESSENKEAAMAFINYILDPEVQTWVAENILYKVPNQAAMDALDPELVEAFPTLGITVDELTEQEVIVDLGDDTVKYVDLNAEVLATN, encoded by the coding sequence ATGCGCACCACGCGACGCGTCGCGGCCGCAGCAGCCGGATCACTCGCCCTCGCCTTCGCCGTCACCTCGTGTGCCGCCGACGGCGGCTCGGAGGAGCTCGACCCGGACGCCGACATCACCCAGCAGACCCTCACGGTCTCGAACTGGGCCGACTACTACCCCGAGGACCTCGCCGAGCGCTTCGAGGAGGCGACCGGCGTGAAGATCACGATCGTGAACCACACCACGAACGAGGACATCGTGGCGAAGCTCACCGCGAGCTCCGACCCCGGCATCGACGTCGCGTTCATGTCGGGCCAGTACGCGCAGGCGCTCGGCGAGCAGGGCATCCTCGCCGAGCTCGACAAGTCGCTCATCCCGAACGAGTCGAACCTCTACCCCGAGGCGCTCGAGCTCGCGTACGACCCGGGCAACGTCTACTCCGAGCCGTACGCCTGGGGCACGACCGGTCTCTGCTACCGCCCCGACCTCACCGGCTACGACCCGACGTCGTGGAACGACCTGCTGAACCCGCAGGACGACCTCGTCGGCAAGACGACGATGCTCTCGACCGACCGGTGGCTGTCGATGCCGGCCATGAAGGCGCTCGGCTACTCGCTCAACTCGACCGACGACGCCGAGCTCGAGGAGGCCAAGGCGCAGCTGATCGAGACGAAGGGCACGCTGCTCGCCTACGACGACACCACCTTCTACGCCAAGCTCGTCTCGGGCGAGGCCGCGATGGTCGAGGCGTGGGACGGCTGGTGCAACTACGGCATCGCCGAGAACCCCGACATCCAGTTCGTCGTGCCCGAGGAGGGCGCCGACCTCTGGGTCGACACCATGACCGTGCTCGAGAGCTCGGAGAACAAGGAGGCCGCGATGGCCTTCATCAACTACATCCTCGACCCCGAGGTGCAGACCTGGGTCGCGGAGAACATCCTCTACAAGGTGCCGAACCAGGCCGCGATGGACGCGCTCGACCCCGAGCTCGTCGAGGCCTTCCCGACCCTCGGCATCACCGTCGACGAGCTCACGGAGCAGGAGGTGATCGTCGACCTCGGCGACGACACCGTCAAGTACGTCGACCTGAACGCCGAAGTGCTCGCCACGAACTGA
- a CDS encoding PhzF family phenazine biosynthesis protein, translated as MTDVLRLAAFTSDPAGGNPAGVVLDASGMDDAAMLGIAAEVGYAETAFVTSARADGGGRRCGIRYFSPVAEVPFCGHATVATAVVLAERDGPGPLVFDTPVGEVAITTATGPGGMEASFTSVDPAVEPLDDPLLAHLLGMLALDAADLDPALPPRIAFAGNRHPVLVVADVEALDRVAFDPAAMRALMDAEGWAATVTVAHRRGPAEFEVRNVFPVGAIVEDPATGAAAAALGAYLREVGAVAPPADLVIHQGRHVGRPSLLRVHVPERGGITVSGTAVGIPAG; from the coding sequence ATGACCGACGTCCTCCGCCTCGCCGCGTTCACCTCCGATCCCGCGGGCGGCAACCCCGCCGGCGTCGTGCTCGACGCGAGCGGGATGGACGACGCCGCGATGCTCGGGATCGCTGCGGAGGTCGGGTACGCCGAGACCGCGTTCGTCACGTCGGCGCGCGCCGACGGCGGGGGCCGGCGCTGCGGCATCCGCTACTTCTCCCCCGTCGCCGAGGTGCCGTTCTGCGGGCATGCGACGGTGGCCACCGCGGTCGTGCTCGCCGAGCGCGACGGACCCGGGCCGCTCGTGTTCGACACGCCCGTCGGCGAGGTGGCGATCACGACCGCGACCGGGCCCGGCGGCATGGAGGCGTCGTTCACGAGCGTCGATCCCGCGGTCGAGCCGCTGGACGACCCGCTGCTGGCGCACCTGCTCGGCATGCTGGCGCTCGATGCCGCCGACCTCGATCCCGCGCTGCCGCCGCGCATCGCGTTCGCGGGCAACCGGCACCCCGTGCTGGTGGTGGCCGACGTCGAGGCGCTCGACCGGGTCGCGTTCGACCCGGCGGCCATGCGCGCGCTCATGGACGCCGAGGGGTGGGCCGCGACGGTCACGGTCGCCCACCGGCGCGGCCCGGCCGAGTTCGAGGTGCGCAACGTCTTCCCCGTCGGTGCGATCGTCGAGGATCCGGCGACCGGCGCGGCCGCGGCGGCGCTCGGCGCGTACCTGCGGGAGGTCGGGGCGGTCGCACCGCCCGCGGACCTCGTGATCCACCAGGGCCGCCACGTGGGCCGGCCGAGCCTGCTGCGCGTGCACGTGCCCGAGCGAGGCGGCATCACCGTGAGCGGCACCGCGGTGGGGATCCCGGCGGGCTGA
- a CDS encoding FBP domain-containing protein, protein MRPLTDAEIRDSLVNAVDDEVEQLTLPLDYPLTEWSAIEFLGWRDPSARQRAYLVTLRDDRPVGIVLRAATTTMSRRHSAICNLCHTMQPADQISLFSARRAGDAGRQGNSIGTYICADLSCSGNVRLGAPLAPHEVRAPGQMERRIADTLRRAESFVDEVLGAAAADR, encoded by the coding sequence TTGCGACCACTGACCGACGCCGAGATCCGCGACTCGCTCGTGAATGCCGTCGACGACGAGGTTGAGCAGCTCACGCTGCCCCTCGACTACCCGCTCACCGAGTGGTCGGCGATCGAGTTCCTCGGCTGGCGCGACCCGTCGGCCAGGCAGCGCGCCTACCTGGTGACGCTGCGCGACGACCGCCCGGTCGGCATCGTGCTGCGCGCGGCGACGACAACGATGTCGCGCCGGCACTCGGCCATCTGCAACCTGTGCCACACGATGCAGCCGGCCGACCAGATCTCGCTGTTCTCTGCGCGGCGCGCGGGCGACGCCGGTCGACAGGGCAACTCGATCGGCACGTACATCTGCGCGGACCTGTCCTGCTCGGGCAACGTGCGGCTCGGTGCGCCGCTCGCGCCGCACGAGGTGCGCGCGCCCGGGCAGATGGAGCGCCGCATCGCCGACACGCTCCGCCGCGCGGAGTCGTTCGTCGACGAGGTGCTCGGGGCCGCCGCAGCGGACCGATAG
- a CDS encoding SGNH/GDSL hydrolase family protein: MFHSYAAIGDSFTEGVGDELPDGSVRGWADFVALGLAEHAAAQSTGPVRYANLAIRGRKLGPILDEQLEPAVALAPEVISLNGGGNDILRPKITVPEVAGRLRGAVDRMREAGIHVLLLSGANPTDHLPLGNVFGRRGDALAEEVFGWGELDGVTTVNNWADAGLRDIRYWSADRLHLNALGHARVASNVLTAIGVPVPGEWGVEEVAAAPPAGRSRNTAAYYREFVMPWIGRRLTGRSSGDGRTAKRPTLEPVPLTTTG; the protein is encoded by the coding sequence GTGTTCCACAGCTACGCGGCGATCGGCGACAGCTTCACCGAGGGCGTCGGCGACGAACTGCCCGACGGCTCGGTGCGCGGCTGGGCCGACTTCGTCGCGCTCGGGCTCGCCGAGCACGCCGCCGCGCAGTCGACGGGCCCGGTGCGCTACGCGAACCTCGCGATCCGCGGCCGCAAGCTCGGCCCGATCCTCGACGAGCAGCTCGAGCCCGCCGTCGCGCTGGCCCCCGAGGTCATCAGCCTGAACGGCGGCGGCAACGACATCCTGCGCCCCAAGATCACGGTGCCCGAGGTCGCCGGCCGCCTGCGCGGGGCGGTCGACCGCATGCGCGAGGCCGGCATCCACGTGCTGCTGCTCTCGGGCGCGAACCCGACCGACCACCTGCCGCTCGGCAACGTCTTCGGCCGTCGCGGCGACGCGCTCGCCGAGGAGGTCTTCGGCTGGGGCGAGCTCGACGGCGTCACCACGGTGAACAACTGGGCGGATGCCGGGCTTCGCGACATCCGCTACTGGTCTGCCGACAGGCTCCACCTCAACGCGCTCGGCCACGCCCGCGTCGCGAGCAACGTGCTCACGGCGATCGGCGTGCCCGTGCCCGGCGAGTGGGGCGTCGAGGAGGTCGCCGCCGCGCCGCCCGCGGGCCGCAGCCGGAACACCGCCGCCTACTACCGCGAGTTCGTGATGCCGTGGATCGGGCGCCGGCTCACCGGGCGCTCCTCCGGCGACGGCCGCACCGCGAAGCGCCCCACCCTCGAGCCGGTGCCGCTGACCACGACCGGCTGA